The Hymenobacter sp. DG01 sequence ATCCGCACGATTCTGCGGGTGGCGGCTGAGCAGGACGTGGAACGCTGGCAGGCCGTGCGCGACCTGGAAACCGGCACCATGTTCAAGGCCCGGGCTGTGGTAGATGAGCTGCGCCTGAAAATGAAGCTCTCCGACGTAGAGTACCAGGCCGACCGCACCCGCGCTACCTTCTTCTATTCCGCCGATGACCGGGTTGATTTCCGCGACCTGATTAAGCGCCTGGCCGATGAATTTCGGGTGCGGGTAGAAATGCGCCAGATTTCCCTGCGCCACGAAGCCGGCCGCCTCGGCGGCATCGGCTCGTGCGGCAGGGAGTTGTGCTGCTCTACCTGGCTGACGGATTTCAAGAGCGTAAGCACCACTGCCGCCCGCTACCAGAACCTGAGCCTCAACCCGGCCAAGCTCTCGGGCCAGTGCGGGCGCCTGAAGTGCTGCCTCAACTACGAGCTGGACACTTACCTCGATGCTCTCAAGGACATTCCGCAGGTGCAGCGCCCCCTCCAGACTGAGAAAGGCGACTATACCCTTCAGAAAACCGACATCTTCAAAAGAAAGATGTGGTTTGCTGTGCGCGGCGACAACAACTGGGTGGTAGTACCCACGGAGCGCGTGCGCGAAGTGCTGGAGCTGAATAAGCGCGGCGAAAAGCCCGAAAGCCTCCTGGCGCCCGCGCTGGAGGAAGAAAAGGCACCCGAAGTAACGGCCATCGTGGAAGGCTCTCTGGAGCGCCTCGACGACAAGATTAAGGCCTCCAAGCGCAGCAAACGCGGGAAAAAGAAGCGGGAAAAAGGTCCCGAGGATGCTGCCGTGGCAACCGCGCCTACCCCCCGGGTCGGCCGCAATGTCCCTAGCCGCCCGGCCGTACAGTCGGAGCCGGACCCTGAGACGGCCGCACCAGAAGCCGCACCATCAGCTGAAGAGCGGAGCCGCCCGCGGGGAGCCGCCGCGCGCCCGCTAAACCGCCGTGGCCGTGGCCGTGGTGAAGGCAAGCGCGCCGCCGACGGTACCCGCCCGGCAGATGCCACCCCAGAGGCGCCCCGCGCCCCGCGTGAAGGCCGTGCACCCCGGGCAGCTACCCCCGGCGAGACCCCCGAAGCTGGCACCGGCCGGACAGAAGGCGGCGAAGGTCGCCGGGGTGGGCGCTCGGGCCGGCGCGGTGGCCGCTCGGGTCGTCCTGGTGGCTCCGCCGAGGCTGGTTCAACTCCATCTGCTTCCTGATGTACTTCTCTATGCGCTTTCTCTCCCGGGTACTGCCCGCTTGGGTTATCGGAATGCTCCTGTTAACAGCCTGCGACTCCGATCAGGTGTTCGAGAAAAACATCGATTTGAAGTCGCCGGCCGGGGACCCTTACGTATGGGCCGTGCAGGACAAACCCACCTTTGAGTTTGATATTGCCGATACCACCCAGCGCTACAATGTGTACTTCAACATCCGCAACGCGGCCGACTACGAGTACTACAACCTGTACGTGAAGCAAACCCTGTGGGGCCCCGATGGGAAGGTGATTTCGCGGCGCCTGCACCAGATGCTGCTGCTGGACCCCAAAACCGGCGAGCCTCGGGGCAATGGTACCGGCGACATCTACGACCACCAGATTCTGGCCCTGCCTGACCAGCAGTTCCGGCAGGCGGGCCGCTACCGCATCATGCTGGAGCAGTACATGCGCCAGGATCAGCTCCGTGGTATTATGGCCGTGGGCGTGCGGGTAGCCAAACGGACGGCAGACCAGTAGCCCAACCACCCAACTAGCAAAGAAAACCCCCGATTGGCCGGCCAATCGGGGGTTTTCTTTGACGTATAGCCTGAAGTTAAATGCGCTCTACCTTCACGGCGTTCTGGCCCTTCTTGCCGTCAATGATGTCGAAGGTTACCCGGTCATTCTCCCGGATTTCGTGCACGAGGCCCGTCTGATGAACGAAAATCTCCTGACCATTTTCGTCTTGAACAATGAATCCGTAGCCTTTGGATTCATTAAAAAACTTCACTTTGCCGGTTTTCATAGCGGGGCGTAAGCGGTTGTGGGGTGAAAGAATGGCGGTAAATCTACATGGTTTTCCAACTTGGCAAAACCCGCCTGGGCGGAACGCGGGCCGAATGACTGCGTATGCAAGTGGATTCCAGCTCATCTATATTTTTTTGTCATGACTGATTCCACCTCCCCCAGTCCCGATACTTCCGCTTCCGCCGGCCAGGGCCAGCAGCCAGTAGCCGCTGCCTCCAACGCCGGCGGGGCCGCACAGCCCCACTCCGAGGCCGAACCCCACGAGTTGCAGGCCCCGGCCAACACCACCGGCCAGCAGCCCTTCGCCCACGATGCTAACCACGAGCAGAACGAAGTAGCCGGCGCCAGCCGGGGCGAGTTCGGGCGGCAGTCAGACCAGGGCATTACGCATGCCGGCTACGGGGCCGAGCTCAGCCGCGGCAACCAAACCTATGCCGGCACCTTGGATACTCCCGCCGCTACCACCGGCTACATTGGCGAGCGGGAGCAGCGCCAGTCGGGCTTTGCTGACACCAGCAACGGCAGCCACGGCACCCAACCCGTGGGAGGCACCGCGCCCGCCGGTTCTGCCGTCGGGACGCAGTTTGCCAACGATAACGCGGCTCCGCAGGGCCCCGACTCGGGCTTCGCGGAAAACTACGGCACATCGTCGGTGGGCGGCACCTGGGCCGGCAGCGGCCAGCCCGATGCTACCCAGCGCAACCAGCGGGAAGACTACCGCCCCAGCCACCCCGATGGTGGGCCGGAGGGCCAGCGCACGGGGGTAGCACCTAACAACACCAGCCAGGGTAGCGGCGAGGCCGATGCCACTCCCACCAGCGGTTCGCGCAGCGGCTACGACGCGGCCGACTCGCCCGATGCCCAGGGCAGCGAAAAAACCGGCTTTGGCTCCAAAGGCGGCTCGTACAATGATGAGTACGATGCGGCTAACAATGGCAACCAGCCTGATAGCTCGCCCTCGCGCGGCGACTATACCCGCCAGGACGCGGCCCCCAACTACGGCGGTGCCTCCGATGACCGCACTAACTCGGACCGCAACCCTGACTACGGTCCCATGCCCGGCCGCCCCGGCTCGCCGAATTAAGCTGCTTGGGCGGTAAAGAAAGAAGAATAGTCATTCTGAGCGGGTCGAAGCATCTCGCGTGCTGATGTTGTGGTAGTAATTCACACATCAGCACGCGAGATGCTTCGACCCGCTCAGAATGACCGTTTTAATCAGGTGGGTACAGGCAGAACGGCGTCTAGGTTGACTGACAGCTGCGGCGTTTTCCGTGGTTTCAGCAGGTATCGAGGAGGGCTTCGGCTACGCAAAGCCTGGCGCAGGTCATAAAGAACTTCCGTAGCCACTGAGTCTTCTGGGGCGAGGCCAGTGGGGAGCGAAGCGGGCGCCTTGGCTACGCTGTTGGAGCTAGGCGGCTTTTGAACAGAATGGCCCCGTAGTCGTGGGAGCCGCAGTAGGGCTCGTGGGTGACCAGGTCGGGCAGGATGCCGTGCATAACTACCCGCTCGTCGATGAAGGTATAATTGGCCGTCATGCGGCGGCGGTAAAGGCGCATACGCACGGGGTCATGGGCGTCGGTTTTGGCGAAGTAGCTATAAAACAACACCCACCGCTCGGGGTAGCGCTGCAGAAAAACGTCGATGGCCGCAATAACCGTGTCGATGATGCGGGCAGCGTCGCCGTTGTTGCTGCGGGCGGCGCGCGGCGACGTTTCCCGCTGGGGCTCGGAGCCGTTGTGTAGCGCCAACAGGTACACCTGCGGCACTTCGGTAGGGGTAAAGCTGATCAGCTTGTGCAGCGCGCCCTTCGGCCCTTCGCTCTCGAAGGCAAAGGCGGTGTGCTGCTCATTGGGCCGAAACGCATACGGATTGAGCATCGGGCAGGCAAAGAAAAACGGTGATGGACCAACGTAAAAGCGACCCCGCTTCCGGGGAGGCGGGGTCGCTACAGAAAACGCTGGGGCAGCTTACTTGCCCGCCACGATGGTCATTACGGTGCCGGCGAGGGTGCCGAGGGTGCCAACGGTCATGTTGGTGCCATCGGGGCGACGAATGCCCTCGAAAGAGCGCTGGGTATTGTGGCTGTTGATCATGTGGTAAGGCTGTAGATGTGAAAAATGATTGAGCTCCAAAGTACGCGCCTACACAGGGGGTGCCCAAACGGAGCTTGTACCGCATTTGGGGGTAGTGCTGGCGCAGATGTGCTAGCGGGCCGGGGCTTCTTGTTTGCGGGTGGCTGAGAACAGTTTGCCCTTCTCATTGCTGAAAATAAAGTCCTGATCGGCTGTAAAGACCAGGGCCTCGGTCTGGCCCGACCCCGGAATATCCAGGGTGCTTTTCAGGCCGTCGAAGAGGCGGCGGCCGGGCAGGCGCTCAAACAGGTACACTTTCTCGGCGCCCAGCAGGGCCACGCGCTTGCCATCGGGACTGATGTCGGCGCTGGTAACCCAGGTAGGCAGCTGCAGGCTGTCGGCGAGGCGGGCCGTGTGCCGGCCGGGGCGGGCGGGCAGCACGTACTGTTTCAGCCACCGGCCTTCCCCCCGGTTTTTGGTGAACAGGTACAGGCTGTCCTGGTAGTAGTAAAACGCCTCGCAGTCGAAATTGCGCCGGGGCTTACGGGGTGGAAACTGGCGCTGATCGGCGTACTGGAACCGGATGGTATCGGCCTGCTGCAGGGTAGGGCCGCTGAGCCGATAGATGCACAGGTTGCGCCGCTTGTTCTGGTTGTTGCCAAAGTCGCCGAGGTACAGGCGGTGCTCATCGTCCTGAGCCAGGTCTTCCCAGTCGATGTTCTGGAGCGGCTCCAGGTTCAGGGTCTGGAGCAGGTCGCCCTGCCGGGTTATTTTATACAGGCGGGCCGTGTTGCCGCCGTCGGCATGGGTCCATAGGTCGCCCTCGGGGCTGGCTATGGCCAAGCCAGAGCTTTCGGCTACCTGCTGGCGGTTGAGCCGGCCTATTTCGTTTACCTCATACAAGTCATTCACGCTGGCGAAGTCGCCCCGGCCCTGGTCAGAGGAGCAGCCCATCAGCAGAGGTGGCAGCAGGCAGAAAGCAAAGGGGGAAAGGCGCGGCAGACACATCATAAGGGCGGGCACAAAAGCGAGGCCCCGGCCAACACTGGCTGGGGAATAAAGCACAACGGCAGTGCCGGAGCCCCCGCCGGCCGAAAATTACCACTTCCGGCCGGAAGCGGCTGGCATCCCGGTCCCGGAGCCCCTATCTTGTAGGTTTCCTACCCCCTTAATCCGGTCTGGGCGTTGCGTGCGTAAACTATTGCTGTTCTTACTGCTGGGCTACGGTGCCAGCCCAATAGCCCGGGCTCAGGCACCGGTGGTTTCTCCCGATTCACTACACCCGGCCGGACCGGCTGCCAGGCAGCGGTCGGGCTGGCGGCCTCAGGTGTGGCGCGTTGGTGTTCCGCTGGCCCTGGTGGGGCTGGGGTACGTGAGCACCAATGAAAACGTGCTGGATGAGATGAAAGAGGAAGTGCACGAGGAAACCCGCGAGCATTTTCCGCACTTCGCCACGTCGCTGGACAACTACAGCCGGCATCTGCCGGCGGCGGCTGCCTACGGGCTGTTTGCCGTGGGTTTGCGGGGCGAGCGGGGGGTAGGGGCCTTCACGGTTTGCTACGGCCTTTCGCACGCGCTGAGCACGGGCGCGGTTACCCAGCTCAAGCATCTCAGCCACGCCCGCCGGCCCGATAACCCGGCTGATTTCAGCTCGTTTCCGTCGGCGCATACTGCCGAGGCCTTCCTGACGGCCACGCTGCTGTACGAGCAGTTCGGGCGGGAGTATCCGTGGCTTTCCGTAGGAGGCTACAGCGTGGCCGCGGCTACCGGGGCCATGCGCATGCTCAATAACCGGCACTGGGTAACCGATGTCCTGGCCGGGGCGGGGGTAGGCTTTCTGTCGGCCGAAGCGGTATGGCGCCTGTACCCGGCGGCCGCGCACCTGCTGCCGGGGCGACTGGGCCAGAAGCTGCTGCTACTGCCAGCCTACGCGCCCGGCGGGGCCATAGGGCTGTGCGTGGTAGTGCGGTAGCCCCCGCGTCCGGGCCTGCTATTTCAGCACCAGGTAAGGCATCAGCTTCTCGTAGGTGGCCTGGTCCAGAATGCGGATCTGACGCAGGTCGGCGGGCTGACGGAAGGGGCCGTGCTGCTGCCGGAACGCGACCAGCACGCGGGCCAGGCGCTTGCCCACGTAGGGGTGGGCCTGCAGCACCTCAAAAGAGGCATTGTTTACATCGAGGGGGGTAGGGCTGAAGCCCGGGGCCACGAAGGTGTATTTGCGCAGGCTGTCCACCAGGTCGGGCGCGTCGCGCAGCACGTAGATTTCGGCGGTCTGGTCGGCCCGCTGGAACCCCCCGAGCCGCTGCCGGTACTCCACGATACGCCGGGCGTAGCCCCGCCCGATGCCCCGGATTTGCATGAGCTGGGTGGTATCGGCCGCATTAAGGTCGAAGGCCGCCAGGCGGGCAGGCTTGCGCGGGAAGCGGCTTTTAT is a genomic window containing:
- a CDS encoding cold-shock protein, whose translation is MKTGKVKFFNESKGYGFIVQDENGQEIFVHQTGLVHEIRENDRVTFDIIDGKKGQNAVKVERI
- a CDS encoding phosphatase PAP2 family protein, which gives rise to MRKLLLFLLLGYGASPIARAQAPVVSPDSLHPAGPAARQRSGWRPQVWRVGVPLALVGLGYVSTNENVLDEMKEEVHEETREHFPHFATSLDNYSRHLPAAAAYGLFAVGLRGERGVGAFTVCYGLSHALSTGAVTQLKHLSHARRPDNPADFSSFPSAHTAEAFLTATLLYEQFGREYPWLSVGGYSVAAATGAMRMLNNRHWVTDVLAGAGVGFLSAEAVWRLYPAAAHLLPGRLGQKLLLLPAYAPGGAIGLCVVVR
- a CDS encoding gliding motility lipoprotein GldH, whose translation is MRFLSRVLPAWVIGMLLLTACDSDQVFEKNIDLKSPAGDPYVWAVQDKPTFEFDIADTTQRYNVYFNIRNAADYEYYNLYVKQTLWGPDGKVISRRLHQMLLLDPKTGEPRGNGTGDIYDHQILALPDQQFRQAGRYRIMLEQYMRQDQLRGIMAVGVRVAKRTADQ
- the ricT gene encoding regulatory iron-sulfur-containing complex subunit RicT, which codes for MPSDFKEFDLVEVRFKGGRKDFYRNKSRIPLITGDAVVVESAGSGWHLGHVSLKGELVRLQMKKKKVPQDSKDIRTILRVAAEQDVERWQAVRDLETGTMFKARAVVDELRLKMKLSDVEYQADRTRATFFYSADDRVDFRDLIKRLADEFRVRVEMRQISLRHEAGRLGGIGSCGRELCCSTWLTDFKSVSTTAARYQNLSLNPAKLSGQCGRLKCCLNYELDTYLDALKDIPQVQRPLQTEKGDYTLQKTDIFKRKMWFAVRGDNNWVVVPTERVREVLELNKRGEKPESLLAPALEEEKAPEVTAIVEGSLERLDDKIKASKRSKRGKKKREKGPEDAAVATAPTPRVGRNVPSRPAVQSEPDPETAAPEAAPSAEERSRPRGAAARPLNRRGRGRGEGKRAADGTRPADATPEAPRAPREGRAPRAATPGETPEAGTGRTEGGEGRRGGRSGRRGGRSGRPGGSAEAGSTPSAS